Proteins encoded together in one Armatimonadota bacterium window:
- a CDS encoding cytochrome c oxidase subunit II — MVRAPGTAQRTAAAFAAAVVLLVVLAVAATVAARTRWWFPPLASLHGRAVDTLFAVTFGIIAVAFVLVHALLALFVWRYREHPERRAAHWHDHRALELTYTLVPAVVLVSLTLAAARLWAGIHSPPPAGALAVEVRAEQFGWLARYPGPDGVFGRVDPAQYDRRRNPMALDRSDPAGRDDIVTTELHLVVGRPAAVRLRSKDVIHSFFLAELRVKQDAVPGVTVVKWFVPTRVGTFEIACAELCGVGHYAMRGRLVVQSQAAFDAWLAAQGRR; from the coding sequence ATGGTGCGAGCGCCCGGGACCGCCCAGCGGACCGCCGCCGCCTTCGCCGCGGCCGTGGTCCTCCTCGTCGTCCTGGCCGTTGCCGCCACGGTGGCGGCGCGCACGCGCTGGTGGTTCCCGCCGCTGGCGTCCCTGCACGGCCGGGCGGTGGACACCCTCTTCGCCGTGACCTTCGGCATCATCGCGGTGGCCTTCGTCCTCGTCCACGCCCTGCTCGCGCTCTTCGTCTGGCGCTACCGGGAACACCCCGAGCGCCGCGCCGCCCACTGGCACGACCACCGCGCCCTGGAGCTGACCTACACCCTCGTGCCGGCCGTCGTGCTGGTGAGCCTGACCCTGGCGGCGGCGCGCCTGTGGGCGGGGATCCACAGCCCGCCGCCTGCTGGGGCGCTGGCGGTGGAGGTGCGGGCGGAGCAGTTCGGCTGGCTGGCCCGCTACCCCGGCCCGGACGGCGTCTTCGGGCGGGTGGACCCGGCGCAGTATGACCGCCGGCGCAACCCCATGGCGCTGGACCGGAGCGACCCGGCCGGCCGCGACGACATCGTCACCACCGAGCTCCACCTGGTGGTCGGCCGGCCGGCGGCGGTGCGGCTGCGCTCGAAGGACGTCATCCACTCGTTCTTCCTGGCGGAGCTGCGGGTGAAGCAGGACGCCGTCCCGGGGGTCACGGTGGTGAAGTGGTTCGTACCCACGCGGGTAGGGACGTTCGAGATCGCCTGCGCCGAGCTGTGCGGTGTGGGCCACTACGCCATGCGCGGCCGTCTGGTCGTGCAGTCGCAGGCCGCCTTCGACGCCTGGCTGGCGGCGCAGGGGCGCCGCTAG
- a CDS encoding cbb3-type cytochrome c oxidase subunit I produces the protein MSHATHPEVHVEPELSFWRKYIFSQDHKVIGIQYALTSLVMAVIGGILAMVIRLQLGWPGTRWPLLGSLFPGGAPGGLVSPAFYLASVTMHGTIMIFFVLTTLLTGGFGNFLIPLMIGARDMAFPFLNMLSYWLYPPALLVLLASFFVEGGAAGGGWTAYPPLSALPQAAPGSGLGQTLWLISLAILIVAFLFGSLNYITTVLQLRTRGMSMLRLPLTVWALFVTALLSLFAFPVLLAASIMLLFDRLGGTSFFVPAGVLIGSQAVDHRGGNPLLWQHLFWFLGHPEVYVLILPPMGMVSDILANNARKPIFGYRFMVASIVAIGFLSFLVWGHHMYVSGMHPLLGTAFMTTTLIIAVPSAIKTFNWLATLYRGRIRFTTPMLFALGFLSLFVTGGLTGIVLGQPPVDIYMHDTFFVVAHFHFVMGLAAIFAAFAGTYYWFPKMFGRMMDERLGKWHFWLSFVGAYATFFPMHYLGFRGMMRRIYTYTLYERLAGLQPINAFISVAAFVLFAAQFIFLYNFFASAVRGRRAEVNPWGGTTLEWQAPSPPPHGNWGPTLPTVYRWAYDYSPPGAREDFLPQTAPPVEAAVPGDGQRRGREGH, from the coding sequence ATGAGCCACGCCACCCACCCCGAGGTCCACGTCGAGCCCGAGCTGAGCTTCTGGCGCAAGTACATCTTCAGCCAGGACCACAAGGTCATCGGCATCCAGTACGCCCTCACCTCGCTGGTGATGGCCGTGATCGGCGGGATCCTGGCCATGGTGATCCGCCTGCAGCTGGGCTGGCCGGGCACGCGCTGGCCGCTGCTGGGCAGCCTCTTCCCGGGCGGGGCGCCGGGCGGGCTGGTCTCGCCGGCCTTCTACCTGGCCAGCGTGACCATGCACGGGACCATCATGATCTTCTTCGTCCTGACCACCCTGCTCACCGGCGGCTTCGGGAACTTCCTCATCCCGCTCATGATCGGCGCGCGGGACATGGCCTTCCCCTTCCTCAACATGCTCTCCTACTGGCTCTACCCGCCGGCGCTGCTCGTCCTGCTGGCCTCCTTCTTCGTGGAGGGCGGCGCGGCCGGGGGCGGGTGGACCGCCTACCCGCCGCTGTCGGCCCTGCCCCAGGCCGCCCCCGGCTCGGGGCTGGGGCAGACGTTGTGGCTCATCAGCCTGGCCATCCTCATCGTGGCCTTCCTCTTCGGCTCGCTGAACTACATCACCACGGTGCTGCAGCTGCGCACGCGGGGCATGTCCATGCTGCGGCTGCCCCTCACGGTGTGGGCGCTCTTCGTCACCGCGCTGCTCTCGCTGTTCGCCTTCCCCGTGCTGCTGGCCGCCTCCATCATGCTCCTCTTCGACCGCCTGGGGGGGACGAGCTTCTTCGTGCCCGCCGGCGTGCTCATCGGCTCCCAGGCCGTCGACCACCGCGGCGGCAACCCGCTGCTCTGGCAGCACCTCTTCTGGTTCCTGGGGCACCCGGAGGTCTACGTGCTCATCCTGCCCCCCATGGGGATGGTCTCCGACATCCTGGCCAACAACGCCCGCAAGCCCATCTTCGGTTACCGTTTCATGGTGGCCTCCATCGTGGCCATCGGCTTCCTCTCCTTCCTGGTCTGGGGGCACCACATGTACGTCAGCGGCATGCACCCGCTGCTCGGCACCGCCTTCATGACGACGACGCTGATCATCGCGGTGCCCTCGGCCATCAAGACCTTCAACTGGCTGGCCACCCTCTACCGTGGGCGCATCCGCTTCACCACACCCATGCTCTTCGCGCTGGGCTTCCTCTCGCTCTTCGTCACCGGGGGGCTCACCGGCATCGTTCTGGGCCAGCCGCCGGTGGACATCTATATGCACGACACCTTCTTCGTCGTCGCCCACTTCCACTTCGTCATGGGGCTGGCCGCCATCTTCGCCGCCTTCGCCGGGACCTACTACTGGTTCCCCAAGATGTTCGGGCGGATGATGGACGAGCGGCTGGGCAAGTGGCACTTCTGGCTCTCCTTCGTGGGCGCGTACGCCACCTTCTTCCCCATGCACTACCTGGGCTTCCGGGGGATGATGCGGCGGATCTATACCTACACGCTCTACGAGCGCCTGGCCGGGCTGCAGCCCATCAACGCCTTCATCTCGGTGGCGGCCTTCGTCCTCTTCGCCGCGCAGTTCATCTTCCTGTACAACTTCTTCGCCTCCGCCGTCCGCGGCCGGCGGGCCGAGGTCAACCCCTGGGGGGGCACCACGCTGGAGTGGCAGGCCCCCTCCCCGCCCCCGCACGGGAACTGGGGCCCGACGCTGCCCACCGTCTACCGCTGGGCCTACGACTACTCCCCGCCCGGGGCCAGGGAGGACTTCCTCCCTCAGACGGCCCCGCCGGTCGAGGCGGCCGTGCCCGGCGACGGGCAGCGGCGGGGGAGGGAGGGCCACTGA
- a CDS encoding cytochrome c oxidase subunit 3, protein MGLGVFLVAVTMLFVAFTASYLARRTAADWAPVPLPQLFWANTAVLLASSAALEWGRRRGRRGDPAALRAGVRTAAALGALFVLGQVGAWRQLAAQGVFMATSPHSAFVYLLSGVHAVHLTGGVGALAYALRQVDRHPDPLGAVEAPALYWHFVDALWLYVFAVLAFL, encoded by the coding sequence GTGGGGCTGGGGGTCTTCCTGGTGGCGGTGACGATGCTCTTCGTTGCCTTCACCGCCTCCTACCTGGCGCGGCGCACCGCTGCCGACTGGGCGCCCGTCCCGCTGCCGCAGCTGTTCTGGGCGAACACGGCGGTGCTGCTGGCCAGCAGTGCGGCCCTGGAGTGGGGGCGGCGGCGCGGGCGACGGGGCGACCCGGCCGCGTTGCGCGCCGGGGTGCGCACGGCCGCCGCGCTGGGGGCGCTCTTCGTCCTGGGACAGGTGGGGGCGTGGCGCCAGCTGGCCGCCCAGGGCGTCTTCATGGCCACGAGCCCCCACAGCGCCTTCGTCTACCTGCTGAGCGGGGTGCACGCCGTCCACCTGACGGGCGGGGTGGGCGCCCTGGCCTACGCGCTGCGGCAGGTGGACCGCCACCCCGACCCGCTGGGCGCGGTGGAGGCGCCGGCGCTGTACTGGCACTTCGTGGACGCGCTCTGGCTCTACGTCTTCGCCGTCCTCGCCTTCCTCTGA
- a CDS encoding cytochrome c oxidase subunit 3: MEQVGQVVQRTEEQVLEPSPWGGGQSPFAVSWPKLMMWLFLLSDALTFAALLSGYMVARLTAGVWPHQAAIFNVTFVVGPMTFILICSSATMAVAVGAARRGERRLVVRYLLLTVLGGLAFLGMQAYEWTHFIREGGRLTGWAGHVPEGVLPPGAAMPAMFPATFFVTTGFHGAHVTSGVIYLLVKAVQAARGRASAESVEIAGLYWHFVDLVWVFIFTMLYLI, encoded by the coding sequence ATGGAGCAGGTGGGGCAGGTCGTGCAGCGCACGGAGGAGCAGGTGCTCGAGCCCTCCCCCTGGGGCGGTGGGCAGTCCCCCTTCGCCGTCTCCTGGCCCAAGCTGATGATGTGGCTCTTCCTGCTCTCCGACGCGCTGACCTTCGCGGCCCTGCTCTCCGGCTACATGGTGGCCCGTCTCACCGCGGGCGTCTGGCCGCACCAGGCGGCGATCTTCAACGTCACCTTCGTCGTGGGGCCGATGACCTTCATCCTCATCTGCAGCAGCGCCACCATGGCCGTGGCCGTGGGGGCCGCCCGGCGGGGGGAGCGGCGCCTGGTGGTCCGCTACCTGCTCCTCACCGTGCTCGGCGGGCTGGCCTTCCTGGGGATGCAGGCGTACGAGTGGACCCACTTCATCCGCGAGGGGGGGCGGCTCACCGGGTGGGCTGGGCACGTCCCCGAGGGGGTGCTGCCGCCGGGGGCGGCGATGCCGGCGATGTTCCCGGCCACTTTCTTCGTCACCACCGGGTTCCACGGCGCCCACGTCACCAGCGGGGTGATCTACCTGTTGGTCAAGGCCGTGCAGGCCGCCCGCGGGCGGGCCAGCGCCGAGTCCGTCGAGATCGCCGGCCTGTACTGGCACTTCGTCGACCTGGTCTGGGTCTTCATCTTCACCATGCTCTACCTGATCTGA
- a CDS encoding cytochrome C oxidase subunit IV family protein, protein MAPHGGSAHTDGPWYRTYVVVWFWLLVITVLEVGAVAVTLPRALLVTLLVVLSLMKAALIVAYFMHLRYERLNFIFAVLAPAILIVVLVAGVAPDGVNAVLLRR, encoded by the coding sequence GTGGCCCCACACGGCGGATCCGCACACACAGACGGCCCCTGGTACCGCACCTACGTCGTGGTGTGGTTCTGGCTGCTGGTCATCACCGTCCTGGAAGTCGGCGCGGTGGCGGTGACGTTGCCGCGGGCGCTGCTGGTGACGCTGCTGGTGGTGCTCTCGCTGATGAAGGCGGCGCTGATCGTGGCCTACTTCATGCACCTGCGCTACGAGCGGCTCAACTTCATCTTCGCCGTGCTGGCCCCGGCGATCCTCATCGTGGTCCTGGTGGCGGGCGTCGCCCCGGACGGGGTCAACGCCGTGCTGTTGCGGCGCTAA